Proteins co-encoded in one Pseudomonas fluorescens genomic window:
- a CDS encoding TonB-dependent siderophore receptor, producing MSRSLDTLLRPSLLAVAIVLCTPLASSQLIAAEQASSVRAYNLPAAPLSTTLNQIASQGGLTLSLNPALAAGKTSAPVNGQYDAAGALRAALRGTGLQLQQSGTGTYTLVAVPDGVLALPETSVISVENTETAWGPVEGYTATRTAAGTKTDTALVEAPRSISVATRQQMDDRSVHSLDDAVRYMPGITASSYGSDTRADWLRVRGFEPTQFLDGLPLPKGVYANPKQETWNLDRLALLRGPASSVYGQTPPGGLLDMVSRRPSDVQSSEIQLQYGSDNHRQINFASTGKIDEAGQFLYGLSGVVRDSDTQIDHIENKRYNIAPSLTWNIDDDTRFTLLTQFTRDDTGITSQFLPVQGTKIDMPFGKVSHHKNLGDPDWEYYDRTYYALGYAFEHRLNDVWQFKQNLRYTKSDLSFQGITVGSYPFTQVDNDGNVGRSTTIVDEDISQFAVDNNFQADFATGDIRHTLLLGLDHQRSNTNYTSIFGSAPDINVNNPIHGQPIVRPARSTAFYDYNQKTYQTGLYIQDQMALDQWRLTLGGREDWVHTGTQFINKADATNTERDKAFSGNAAISYVFDSGFVPYLSYAESFQPTSGADASSTESLKPTEGKQWELGIKYQPPGSKTLLSAAVYDLTQKNVSVSSFVNGVSITSQTGEVKVKGLELEATSDVTDNLKVIAAYTLAKSEVQNGVDKGNRLQLMPNQQASLWADYTWHSGVLDGFGIGAGARYTGNTYGDKANTWLGKADAYTVFDASVHYDLGRLDNSLKGASLAVNATNLLDKDYISTCDSFYCYYGDQRSVIASATYKW from the coding sequence ATGTCCCGTTCGCTAGACACCTTGTTGCGCCCCAGTTTGCTGGCGGTCGCCATTGTCCTCTGCACCCCGCTGGCCAGCAGCCAACTGATCGCCGCTGAACAGGCCTCGAGCGTACGCGCCTACAACCTGCCGGCCGCGCCCCTGTCGACCACCCTTAACCAGATCGCCAGCCAGGGCGGCCTCACGCTGTCGCTGAACCCGGCACTGGCGGCGGGCAAGACCTCGGCGCCGGTCAACGGCCAATATGACGCGGCCGGCGCCCTGCGCGCGGCCCTGCGTGGCACGGGTCTGCAACTGCAACAGAGCGGCACCGGGACCTACACTCTGGTCGCCGTGCCGGATGGCGTGCTGGCGTTGCCGGAAACTTCCGTGATCAGTGTGGAAAACACCGAAACGGCCTGGGGCCCGGTCGAAGGCTACACCGCCACTCGCACTGCCGCCGGCACCAAGACCGACACCGCGCTGGTCGAAGCGCCGCGTTCGATTTCCGTCGCCACCCGCCAGCAGATGGACGATCGCAGCGTGCACAGTCTCGATGACGCCGTGCGCTACATGCCGGGCATCACCGCCAGCAGCTACGGCAGCGACACCCGCGCCGACTGGCTGCGCGTGCGCGGCTTCGAACCGACTCAGTTCCTCGACGGCCTGCCGCTGCCAAAAGGCGTGTACGCCAACCCGAAACAGGAAACCTGGAACCTCGACCGCCTCGCCCTGCTGCGCGGCCCGGCTTCGTCCGTGTACGGCCAGACCCCGCCGGGCGGCCTGCTGGACATGGTCAGCCGTCGCCCGAGCGATGTGCAGAGCAGCGAAATCCAGCTGCAATACGGCAGCGACAACCACCGTCAGATCAACTTCGCCAGCACCGGCAAGATCGACGAAGCGGGTCAGTTCCTGTATGGCCTCAGCGGCGTGGTGCGTGACAGCGACACGCAGATCGACCACATCGAAAACAAGCGCTACAACATCGCGCCGAGCCTGACCTGGAACATCGACGACGACACCAGATTCACCCTGCTGACCCAGTTCACCCGCGACGATACCGGCATCACCAGCCAGTTCCTGCCGGTGCAGGGCACCAAGATCGACATGCCGTTCGGCAAGGTTTCCCATCACAAGAACCTCGGCGATCCGGACTGGGAATACTACGACCGCACCTACTACGCGCTGGGCTATGCCTTCGAACATCGCCTGAACGATGTGTGGCAGTTCAAGCAGAACCTGCGTTACACCAAGTCGGATCTGTCGTTCCAGGGCATTACCGTCGGCTCCTACCCGTTCACTCAAGTGGACAATGACGGCAACGTTGGCCGCTCGACCACCATCGTCGACGAAGACATCAGCCAGTTCGCCGTGGACAACAACTTCCAGGCCGACTTCGCCACCGGCGACATCCGCCACACCCTGCTGCTGGGTCTGGATCACCAGCGCAGCAATACCAACTACACCTCGATCTTCGGCAGTGCGCCGGACATCAACGTGAACAACCCGATCCATGGTCAGCCGATCGTGCGTCCGGCGCGCTCCACCGCGTTCTATGACTACAACCAGAAGACCTACCAGACCGGCCTCTACATCCAGGACCAGATGGCCCTGGACCAATGGCGCCTGACCCTCGGTGGCCGTGAAGACTGGGTGCACACCGGTACCCAGTTCATCAACAAGGCCGATGCGACCAACACCGAGCGCGACAAGGCCTTCAGCGGTAACGCGGCGATCAGCTACGTGTTCGACTCCGGTTTCGTGCCGTACCTGTCGTACGCCGAATCCTTCCAGCCCACCAGTGGCGCCGACGCCTCCTCCACTGAATCGCTCAAGCCCACCGAAGGCAAGCAATGGGAACTGGGCATCAAGTACCAGCCACCGGGCAGCAAGACCCTGCTGTCCGCAGCCGTGTATGACCTGACCCAGAAAAACGTCTCGGTCAGCTCGTTCGTCAACGGCGTATCGATCACCAGCCAGACCGGCGAGGTGAAAGTCAAAGGCCTGGAGCTGGAAGCCACCTCCGATGTCACCGACAACCTGAAAGTCATCGCCGCCTACACCCTGGCCAAATCCGAAGTGCAGAACGGCGTCGACAAGGGCAATCGTCTGCAACTGATGCCGAACCAGCAGGCCTCGCTATGGGCCGACTACACCTGGCACAGCGGCGTGCTCGACGGCTTCGGCATCGGCGCCGGTGCGCGCTACACCGGCAACACCTACGGCGACAAGGCCAACACCTGGCTGGGCAAGGCGGACGCCTACACCGTGTTCGATGCCAGCGTGCATTACGACCTCGGTCGCCTGGACAACAGCCTCAAAGGCGCGTCGCTGGCAGTCAACGCCACCAACCTGCTGGACAAGGACTACATCTCTACCTGTGACAGCTTCTACTGCTACTACGGCGACCAGCGCAGCGTCATCGCCAGCGCCACCTACAAGTGGTAA
- a CDS encoding PepSY-associated TM helix domain-containing protein, with the protein MKSKTIRRWSFVHTWTSLICTVFLLLLALTGLPLIFHHEIEHLLGDAPQVREMPADTPHLNLAQLVQAAETHRPGEVVQYFGFEDDEPNTVLTIMAKTAGTEPNASHTFMLDARTGEALETPSANGGLMLFILRLHVDMFAGLAGKLLLAFMGVLFVVAIVSGTVLYLPFMRRLDFGSVRRDKSTRLRWLDLHNLIGIVTLTWALVVGVTGVISACADLIIAAWRNDSLNTMIAPYRDAPPLTHLAPATRLLDIAGEVAPGMKPDFIAFPGTRFSSEHHYSVFMKGGTHLTSHLLTPVLIDASNLQVTAVAERPWYMDAMGMSQPLHFGDYGGMPMKILWATLDVLTIIVLASGVYLWVVRRRAARPVLEPAQASA; encoded by the coding sequence ATGAAAAGTAAAACAATTCGCCGCTGGTCGTTCGTCCACACCTGGACCAGCCTGATCTGCACCGTGTTTTTGCTGCTGCTGGCCCTGACCGGCCTGCCGCTGATCTTTCATCACGAGATCGAGCATCTGCTCGGTGACGCACCCCAAGTGCGCGAGATGCCGGCCGATACGCCGCACCTGAATCTGGCGCAACTGGTGCAAGCCGCCGAAACCCATCGCCCCGGCGAAGTCGTGCAGTATTTCGGTTTCGAAGACGACGAGCCGAACACCGTGCTGACGATCATGGCGAAGACTGCCGGCACCGAGCCGAATGCCTCGCACACCTTCATGCTTGATGCGCGGACCGGAGAAGCCCTGGAAACACCATCGGCCAATGGCGGGCTGATGCTGTTCATCCTGCGCCTGCACGTCGACATGTTTGCCGGTCTGGCGGGCAAGTTGCTGCTGGCGTTCATGGGTGTGTTGTTCGTGGTCGCCATCGTGTCCGGGACGGTGTTGTACCTGCCGTTCATGCGTCGCCTGGATTTCGGCAGCGTGCGCCGGGACAAATCCACCCGACTGCGCTGGCTCGACCTGCATAACCTGATCGGCATCGTGACCCTGACCTGGGCACTGGTGGTCGGCGTCACCGGGGTGATCAGCGCCTGTGCCGATCTGATCATCGCGGCCTGGCGCAACGATTCGCTCAACACCATGATCGCGCCCTACCGCGATGCGCCACCGCTGACTCACCTCGCCCCGGCCACCCGCCTGCTGGATATCGCCGGCGAAGTCGCTCCGGGGATGAAACCGGACTTCATCGCCTTCCCCGGCACCCGCTTCTCTAGCGAGCACCATTACTCGGTGTTCATGAAGGGCGGCACCCACCTGACCTCGCATCTGCTGACGCCGGTGCTGATCGACGCCAGCAACCTGCAGGTCACGGCAGTCGCCGAACGGCCGTGGTACATGGACGCCATGGGCATGTCGCAGCCGCTGCACTTTGGTGACTACGGCGGCATGCCGATGAAAATCCTCTGGGCCACGCTGGACGTGCTGACCATCATCGTCCTCGCCAGCGGCGTGTATCTGTGGGTGGTGCGACGCAGGGCCGCAAGACCGGTGCTGGAACCGGCGCAGGCCTCTGCATGA
- a CDS encoding glutathione S-transferase, translating into MSAPSMTLFHNTLSPFVRKVMVLLHETGQQDRVALQDCVLSPVSPDPALNEDNPLGKIPALRLADGNVIHDSRVILDYLDHQHVGNPLIPRDGSARWRRLTLASMADGIMDASVMVRYEQVLRAPEKHWDEWLEAQREKIRRALALLERDAIAELTCHFDVASISVACALGYLDLRFPDLGWREANPQLANWFFEVSQRPSMIATMPKV; encoded by the coding sequence ATGTCCGCTCCCAGCATGACCCTGTTCCACAACACCCTGTCCCCGTTCGTGCGCAAAGTCATGGTGCTGCTGCACGAGACCGGCCAGCAGGATCGCGTCGCGCTGCAGGACTGTGTGCTCAGCCCTGTCAGCCCGGATCCTGCCCTCAACGAAGACAACCCGCTGGGCAAGATCCCGGCCCTGCGCCTGGCCGACGGCAATGTCATCCATGACAGTCGGGTGATCCTCGATTACCTCGACCACCAGCACGTCGGCAATCCGCTGATTCCCCGCGACGGCTCGGCCCGCTGGCGGCGCCTGACGCTGGCCTCGATGGCCGACGGGATCATGGACGCCTCGGTCATGGTGCGTTACGAGCAAGTGCTGCGCGCCCCGGAAAAACACTGGGACGAATGGCTCGAAGCCCAGCGCGAAAAGATCCGCCGCGCCCTCGCCCTGCTGGAGCGCGACGCGATTGCCGAACTGACCTGCCACTTCGACGTCGCTTCGATCAGCGTGGCCTGTGCGCTGGGTTATCTGGATCTGCGCTTCCCGGATCTGGGCTGGCGTGAAGCCAACCCGCAGCTGGCCAATTGGTTCTTTGAAGTGAGCCAGCGGCCGTCGATGATAGCGACGATGCCGAAAGTTTGA
- the creD gene encoding cell envelope integrity protein CreD: protein MNRNLTFKLGAIALLILVLLVPLLMIDGIIDDRQQRRDGVLEDIARSSSYSQQISGPVMVVPYRKVVRTWKTKEKSDERYQEISEERGRLYFLPERFELDGQVQTELRARGIYEARLFHADNRISGHFSLPAQLGIKEDFVDYKFDAPFLAIGISDIRGIENALKLELGSQRLDFVPGTQVGWLGEGVRATLPALDTTQVTELAFGFDLRLQGTGSLQVLPVGKTSRVNLAANWPHPSFIGNFLPAKREITDQGFTADWQTSFFSTNLQEAMNRCVSGNDCEAFNGRSFGVSFIDPVDQYLKSDRAIKYALLFIVLTFAGFFLFEVLKSLAVHPVQYALVGVALAFFYLLLLSLSEHIGFALAYLLSASGCVVLIGFYVCHVLRSVRHGLSFSAGLAALYGLLYGLLSAEDYALLMGSLLLFGLLGVFMVLTRNLDWYGIGQKPAKPLEFDIGAVQ, encoded by the coding sequence ATGAACCGAAATCTGACTTTCAAGCTCGGGGCCATTGCCCTGCTGATCCTGGTACTGCTGGTCCCGCTGCTGATGATCGACGGCATCATCGATGATCGCCAGCAACGGCGTGACGGTGTGCTTGAAGACATTGCCCGCAGTTCCAGCTACAGCCAGCAGATCAGTGGGCCGGTGATGGTGGTGCCGTACCGCAAGGTGGTACGCACCTGGAAGACCAAAGAGAAGAGTGACGAGCGTTATCAGGAAATCAGCGAAGAACGTGGCCGCCTGTACTTCCTGCCGGAGCGCTTCGAACTCGACGGCCAGGTGCAGACCGAACTGCGTGCCCGTGGGATCTACGAGGCGCGGCTGTTCCATGCCGACAACCGCATCAGCGGGCATTTTTCGCTACCGGCGCAGTTGGGGATCAAGGAAGACTTCGTCGATTACAAATTCGATGCGCCGTTTCTGGCAATCGGCATCAGTGATATTCGAGGCATTGAAAATGCCCTGAAACTGGAACTCGGTTCGCAACGCCTGGACTTTGTGCCCGGCACGCAAGTGGGCTGGCTCGGCGAAGGTGTTCGGGCGACGTTGCCTGCACTCGATACCACTCAGGTCACGGAACTGGCCTTCGGCTTCGATCTGCGCCTGCAAGGTACCGGTTCGCTGCAGGTGCTGCCGGTGGGCAAGACCAGCCGCGTGAACCTCGCTGCCAACTGGCCGCACCCAAGCTTCATCGGCAACTTCCTGCCGGCCAAGCGCGAGATCACCGATCAGGGTTTCACCGCCGATTGGCAGACCTCGTTTTTCTCCACCAATTTGCAAGAAGCCATGAACCGTTGCGTGTCGGGCAATGATTGCGAGGCGTTCAACGGGCGCAGTTTCGGCGTGAGCTTCATCGATCCGGTGGATCAATACCTGAAGAGCGACCGGGCGATCAAATATGCGCTGCTGTTCATCGTCCTGACATTCGCCGGTTTCTTCCTGTTCGAAGTGCTGAAAAGCCTGGCGGTGCACCCGGTGCAATACGCGCTGGTGGGTGTGGCGCTGGCGTTCTTTTATCTGCTGCTTTTGTCGTTGTCCGAGCACATCGGTTTTGCTCTCGCGTATCTGTTGTCGGCCAGCGGTTGCGTGGTGTTGATCGGGTTTTATGTCTGCCACGTGCTGCGCAGCGTGCGCCACGGCTTGAGTTTTTCGGCGGGGCTGGCGGCGTTGTACGGTTTGCTCTACGGCTTGCTGAGCGCCGAGGATTACGCGCTGCTGATGGGTTCGCTGCTGCTGTTCGGTCTGCTCGGTGTGTTCATGGTGCTGACCCGCAATCTGGACTGGTACGGGATCGGGCAGAAACCGGCCAAACCGCTGGAATTCGATATCGGAGCGGTGCAATGA
- a CDS encoding acyltransferase family protein, producing the protein MRNNSFDLIRHFAALMVLVSHHFALWGQEEPGIAGYNSLGGMAVIAFFAISGLLITHSFLNARNFADYLAKRVARIFPALIACAFVMTFVAGGIFAQGYITRPSALIDFLRISLFGRAAIDEITEGFIFSESFNGSLWTLKIEFAFYILVAGALSLFRRAMMPAALLMMFCIATYVLGNSTPSALTQKLAVYGCAGIAFFTGSLGAFCTRVFCSTRRRLTILAACAGLMVAVAGTPLTGVVSTLCMALATLSLGLSYVDHTIRGRFDISYGLYLYAFPVQQLVINKTSLAFIPSMLVSALIVMVLASVSWRWIEKPALQWARRRNGARVAEVPKAS; encoded by the coding sequence TTGAGAAACAACTCATTCGACTTGATCAGGCATTTTGCGGCACTGATGGTGCTGGTCAGTCACCACTTCGCACTTTGGGGTCAGGAAGAACCGGGCATCGCCGGCTACAACTCATTGGGTGGAATGGCCGTCATTGCCTTCTTCGCGATCTCCGGTCTGTTGATTACCCACAGCTTTCTCAATGCCAGAAATTTCGCCGACTACCTGGCCAAACGTGTCGCGCGAATTTTCCCGGCGCTGATTGCCTGCGCCTTCGTCATGACGTTTGTGGCGGGAGGGATATTTGCGCAGGGGTACATCACACGCCCTTCGGCACTGATCGACTTCCTGCGCATCTCGTTGTTCGGCCGCGCGGCAATCGATGAAATTACCGAAGGCTTTATCTTCAGCGAGTCTTTCAACGGCAGCCTGTGGACGCTGAAGATCGAATTCGCCTTTTACATTCTGGTGGCGGGCGCGCTGAGTCTGTTTCGCCGGGCCATGATGCCCGCCGCTTTGCTGATGATGTTTTGCATTGCAACCTATGTACTGGGAAACAGCACGCCGAGCGCCCTGACACAGAAGCTGGCCGTGTATGGCTGCGCCGGTATAGCGTTTTTCACTGGATCGCTAGGGGCGTTCTGCACCCGTGTCTTTTGCTCGACACGCCGCAGACTGACCATACTGGCGGCCTGCGCCGGCCTGATGGTTGCCGTCGCGGGAACCCCGCTGACCGGTGTGGTCTCCACACTGTGCATGGCTCTTGCGACACTGAGCCTGGGCCTTTCATATGTCGATCACACCATCCGGGGGCGCTTCGACATCTCTTACGGCCTCTATCTTTACGCGTTCCCTGTTCAACAACTGGTGATCAACAAGACTTCGCTGGCGTTCATCCCGTCAATGCTGGTGTCAGCCCTCATCGTGATGGTTCTGGCCAGCGTGTCCTGGCGGTGGATCGAGAAACCGGCCCTGCAATGGGCACGCCGCAGAAACGGAGCCAGGGTCGCAGAAGTGCCAAAAGCATCCTGA
- the creC gene encoding two-component system sensor histidine kinase CreC has protein sequence MPLGLRIFLVYVLFIGLTGYFVLNTVMEEIRPGVRQSTEETLVDTANLMAEILKDDFKAGTLSQNRWPELLRAYGERQPKATIWGLPKNQVNHRIYVTDAKGIVVLDSSGLAVGQDYSRWNDVYLTLRGEYGARSSRSDPNDPNSSVMHVGAPIRDEGKIIGVVTVAKPNSSLQPYVDRTERRLLAYGAGLIVLGLLLGALLSWWLSRALHRLTGYAQAVSEGRRVQVPHYRGGELEQLASAVEQMRTQLEGKAYVERYVHTLTHELKSPLAAIRGAAELLQGEMPLAQRQRFVGNIDRESARMQQLIERLLNLAQVEQRQGLEERVAVPLATLMAQTLQAQMARIESRRLRVEQVVEADLSVIGEPFLLRQALGNLLENALDFTPEQGLLRFSAERAGEQVVCCLFNETAPIPDYALPRLTERFYSLPRPDSGRKSTGLGLNFVEEVVKLHGGSMHIANVADGVRVCLRLP, from the coding sequence ATGCCGCTGGGGCTGCGGATCTTTCTGGTCTACGTGCTGTTCATCGGCCTGACCGGTTATTTCGTGCTCAACACCGTAATGGAGGAAATCCGTCCCGGCGTGCGCCAGTCCACCGAGGAGACCCTGGTCGATACCGCCAACCTGATGGCGGAAATCCTCAAGGACGACTTCAAGGCCGGCACCCTCAGCCAGAATCGCTGGCCCGAGCTGCTCCGGGCTTATGGCGAACGCCAGCCGAAAGCGACGATCTGGGGGCTGCCGAAAAACCAGGTCAACCACCGCATCTACGTCACCGACGCCAAGGGCATTGTGGTGCTGGATTCCAGCGGTCTGGCGGTCGGTCAGGACTACTCGCGCTGGAACGACGTCTACCTGACCCTGCGCGGTGAATACGGCGCGCGCTCCAGCCGCAGCGATCCGAATGATCCGAATTCTTCGGTCATGCACGTCGGTGCGCCGATTCGCGATGAGGGCAAGATCATCGGCGTGGTCACCGTGGCCAAGCCCAACAGTTCGTTGCAACCTTACGTCGACCGTACCGAGCGCCGCCTGCTGGCTTACGGCGCCGGGCTGATCGTCCTGGGCCTGCTGTTGGGTGCGCTTCTGTCGTGGTGGTTGAGCCGGGCGCTGCACCGCTTGACCGGTTATGCCCAGGCAGTCAGCGAAGGGCGTCGGGTGCAAGTGCCGCATTATCGCGGCGGCGAGCTGGAACAATTGGCGAGTGCCGTGGAGCAAATGCGCACCCAGCTTGAAGGCAAGGCCTATGTCGAACGCTACGTCCATACGCTGACCCACGAATTGAAAAGCCCGCTGGCGGCGATTCGTGGTGCCGCCGAACTGTTGCAGGGCGAAATGCCGTTGGCGCAACGCCAGCGTTTCGTCGGCAATATCGATCGTGAAAGCGCACGGATGCAGCAGTTGATCGAACGCCTGCTGAACCTGGCGCAGGTCGAGCAGCGGCAAGGTCTTGAAGAGCGCGTCGCGGTGCCGCTGGCGACATTGATGGCGCAAACACTGCAAGCGCAGATGGCCCGGATCGAAAGCCGTCGGTTGCGGGTCGAGCAAGTCGTCGAAGCGGATCTATCGGTGATCGGCGAGCCTTTCCTGCTACGACAGGCCCTGGGCAATCTGCTGGAAAACGCGCTCGACTTCACCCCTGAACAAGGTTTGCTGCGCTTCAGCGCCGAGCGGGCCGGTGAGCAGGTCGTGTGTTGCCTGTTCAACGAAACCGCGCCGATTCCCGACTACGCTCTGCCGCGTCTGACCGAGCGTTTCTACTCGCTGCCACGCCCGGACAGCGGGCGTAAAAGTACAGGGCTTGGGCTGAACTTCGTCGAAGAAGTGGTCAAGTTGCATGGCGGCTCGATGCACATCGCCAACGTGGCGGATGGCGTGCGGGTGTGTCTGCGTCTGCCTTGA
- the creB gene encoding two-component system response regulator CreB: protein MPHILIVEDEAAIADTLIFALQGEGFTTTWLSLGAAALEHQRQTPADLIILDIGLPDISGFETCKQLRRFSEVPVLFLSARDAEIDRVVGLEIGADDYVVKPFSPREVAARVRAILKRMAPHAPVDAWSGMFRIDPERVQISYRGQPLSLTRHEFRLLQCLLEQPERVFSREQLLDALGVAADAGYERSIDSHIKSVRAKLRLVRAEAEPIQTHRGLGYSYSPGHS from the coding sequence ATGCCTCATATCCTGATTGTCGAAGACGAAGCGGCGATTGCCGACACGCTGATTTTTGCCTTGCAGGGCGAGGGCTTCACCACGACCTGGCTGAGTCTCGGTGCGGCGGCGCTTGAGCATCAGCGCCAGACGCCGGCGGATCTGATCATCCTCGACATCGGCCTGCCGGACATCAGCGGTTTCGAAACCTGCAAGCAGTTGCGTCGTTTCAGCGAAGTGCCGGTGCTGTTCCTCAGCGCCCGGGATGCCGAGATCGATCGCGTGGTAGGACTGGAAATCGGCGCCGACGATTACGTGGTCAAGCCGTTCAGTCCACGGGAAGTGGCCGCGCGGGTCCGGGCGATTCTCAAACGCATGGCGCCCCATGCGCCGGTCGACGCCTGGTCGGGGATGTTTCGCATTGATCCCGAGCGCGTGCAGATCAGCTATCGCGGTCAGCCCTTGAGCCTGACCCGCCACGAATTCCGTCTGCTGCAATGCCTGCTCGAACAACCCGAGCGGGTGTTCAGCCGCGAGCAACTGCTCGATGCGCTGGGCGTGGCGGCGGATGCTGGTTACGAGCGCAGCATCGACAGCCACATCAAAAGCGTGCGCGCCAAATTACGTCTGGTGCGCGCCGAAGCCGAGCCGATCCAGACCCATCGCGGCCTCGGCTACAGCTACAGCCCGGGACACAGCTGA
- a CDS encoding ATP-dependent zinc protease family protein has translation MKSLLALLSLVALPVLAAEPTLYGRYEYIALPEIGGQVLKAKMDTGALTASLSAKDIETFKRDGEDWVRFRLATKDASNKVYEHKVARISKIKSRSDEEDEGESTEVAKRPVVDLELCLGDVKRTVEVNLTDRSNFNYPLLIGAKALREFGAAVNPARRFTADKPDC, from the coding sequence GTGAAATCCCTCCTTGCATTGCTTTCCCTCGTTGCCCTGCCGGTGCTGGCCGCCGAGCCGACCCTGTACGGGCGCTACGAATACATCGCGCTGCCGGAAATCGGCGGGCAAGTGCTCAAGGCGAAAATGGACACCGGCGCGCTGACCGCCTCGCTGTCGGCCAAGGACATCGAGACGTTCAAGCGCGACGGCGAAGACTGGGTGCGTTTCCGCCTGGCCACCAAGGACGCCAGCAACAAGGTGTACGAGCACAAGGTTGCGCGGATCAGCAAGATCAAGAGTCGCTCGGATGAAGAAGACGAGGGCGAAAGCACCGAAGTGGCCAAGCGCCCGGTGGTCGATCTGGAGCTGTGCCTGGGCGACGTCAAGCGTACCGTGGAGGTCAACCTGACCGACCGCAGCAACTTCAACTACCCGTTGCTGATCGGTGCCAAGGCCCTGCGCGAGTTCGGCGCGGCGGTGAACCCGGCGCGGCGCTTCACGGCCGACAAGCCGGACTGCTAG
- a CDS encoding acyltransferase translates to MRRLLTGCLVTLLLLSNTLVLFGPLMVFALLKLILPGRFRDYASWAVMWIAETWAEIDKLIFRLCIPTQWDIRGGDDLRGDTSYLVISNHQSWVDIPALIQTLNRRTPFFKFFLKKELIWVPFLGLAWWALDYPFMKRYTKAFLAKHPELAGKDLEITKAACELFKRQPVTVVNYLEGTRYTAAKSTQQQSPFSHLLKPKAGGVAFVLAAMGEQLDAILDVTVVYPQPKIPGFWDLISGNVPRVIIDIQTRELDPALWQGDYENDPVFREKVQNWVNQLWTLKDQRIAELKGERR, encoded by the coding sequence ATGCGCCGCCTGCTCACCGGCTGTCTCGTCACCCTGCTGCTGTTGTCCAACACCCTCGTGCTCTTCGGCCCGCTGATGGTGTTCGCCCTGCTCAAGCTGATCCTGCCGGGACGCTTTCGCGATTACGCCTCGTGGGCGGTGATGTGGATCGCCGAAACCTGGGCGGAAATCGACAAACTGATCTTCCGCCTGTGCATCCCGACGCAATGGGACATCCGGGGCGGCGATGATCTGCGTGGCGACACGTCGTATCTGGTGATCAGCAACCATCAGTCGTGGGTCGATATCCCGGCACTGATCCAGACCCTCAACCGGCGCACACCGTTTTTCAAGTTCTTCCTCAAGAAGGAACTGATCTGGGTACCGTTCCTGGGCCTGGCCTGGTGGGCGCTGGATTACCCGTTCATGAAGCGCTACACCAAGGCGTTCCTGGCGAAGCACCCGGAGCTGGCGGGCAAGGATCTGGAAATCACCAAGGCTGCCTGCGAGTTGTTCAAGCGTCAGCCGGTGACGGTGGTGAATTATCTGGAAGGCACGCGTTACACCGCTGCCAAAAGCACTCAGCAGCAGTCACCGTTCAGCCACCTGCTCAAGCCCAAGGCGGGCGGAGTGGCGTTTGTACTGGCGGCGATGGGCGAACAACTGGACGCGATTCTCGATGTGACCGTGGTTTATCCACAGCCGAAGATTCCGGGGTTCTGGGACCTGATCAGCGGCAACGTGCCACGCGTGATCATCGACATCCAGACCCGCGAGCTGGATCCGGCCCTGTGGCAGGGCGATTACGAAAACGATCCGGTGTTTCGCGAAAAGGTCCAGAACTGGGTCAACCAGCTCTGGACCCTCAAGGATCAGCGTATCGCCGAACTCAAGGGCGAGCGCCGCTGA
- a CDS encoding DUF2780 domain-containing protein — MKISRGFALASLLTLAAGPVFAGFSLNDVAGAVSGMQGGDKAAAAAPTSETAGLLSALSALNVTPQQAVGGTSAMLGLAKNQLSNTDYSELAKEVPGIDKLSGGAGNLAALSGLLGSSGKSAGLENALGNVKDTNDLNNAFGALGMDSGMVGQFAPILLQYLGQQGVGGSLLQSLGSIWGTGTNG, encoded by the coding sequence ATGAAGATTTCACGCGGTTTTGCCCTGGCATCGCTCCTGACCCTGGCGGCAGGGCCGGTGTTTGCCGGTTTCAGTTTGAATGACGTGGCCGGTGCGGTATCGGGCATGCAGGGCGGCGACAAGGCCGCCGCCGCGGCGCCGACGTCGGAAACCGCCGGTCTGTTGAGTGCCTTGAGCGCGCTGAACGTCACGCCGCAGCAAGCGGTCGGCGGCACCAGTGCGATGTTGGGACTGGCGAAGAACCAGCTGAGCAACACGGACTATTCCGAACTGGCCAAGGAAGTGCCGGGCATCGACAAGCTGTCGGGCGGCGCAGGCAATCTGGCGGCGTTGAGCGGCTTGCTCGGCTCATCGGGCAAGTCCGCCGGACTGGAAAATGCGCTGGGCAACGTCAAGGACACCAATGACCTGAACAACGCCTTCGGTGCGTTGGGCATGGACAGCGGGATGGTCGGCCAGTTTGCCCCGATCCTGCTGCAATACCTCGGTCAGCAGGGTGTCGGCGGTTCGCTGCTGCAAAGCCTGGGCAGCATCTGGGGCACCGGCACCAACGGTTGA